The sequence GTGACGCGGTGATCGCGATGCGCTCGTCCGGTCTGCACTCGAACGGGTACTCGCTGGTCCGGCACGTGCTGCTGGGCGCGGGCCGGATGCGCCTGGACACCGTGGTGGACGACTTCGGTACCTCGCGCACCCTGGGCGAGGAGCTGCTCACCCCGACGAAGATCTACGCCAAGGACTGCCTCGGCCTGATCGAGGAGACCGACGTCCGGGCGTTCTCGCACGTGACCGGCGGCGGCATCCCGGGCAACCTGGTCCGCATCCTGCCGGAGCACGTGGACGCGGTGGTAGACCGTTCCACCTGGCGCCCGCAGCCCATCTTCGACCTGATCCAGGCCAAGGGCCGGATCGAGGACTCGGAGATGGAGGCCACCTTCAACATGGGCGTCGGCATGTTCGCGATCGTCTCCGCCGACGACGCGGACCGCGCGATGGCCTACCTGACCGGTCGCGGCGTCGAGGCCTGGCAGGTCGGCGAGGTCCTGGAGGGCACCGGCCAGGTGCAGATGATGGGCTCGTACACCCGGGGCTGACCCATTGTGGTGATCATGTCCGCAACAGCGCGTGACAATGGCTGTGAGGCGGTTATGAGATCCATCGCCACCTGATCGCGAGTCTGGCTCGCCATAGGTCGCCCGTGGAATGATCCGTGTGTGCCGATGTCCGGCACATACGGATCTTTCGCGTGAGTGGTGGACCGCGAGGCCTAGCCTGGCCCTGTGTCACAGGTGCCGGACAGGAGGTGCGCGATGGCGGGCGCGTGGAGCGGGATGCGAGGCATCTCGACGCAGCCGGATTACGTAGTCATGCAGCCGACTACACTCTGTAATCTCGCCTGCAATTACTGTTACCTGCCCTTCCGGCGGGACAATCGCAAGATGCCGGTCGCCGTGGCCGAGGCGGTGGCTGCGGAGGTCGCCAGCTACGCCCGTACCGGAAGGTTCTCCGTGGTGTGGCACGGCGGCGAGCCGCTCGCCGCGGGCCGGGACCACCTGGCCGCGCTGTTCGCGCCGTTCGGCGCCGGTGTGGAACACCACGTGCAGACGAACGCGACGCTGATCAACGATGCCTGGTGCGACTTCTTCGAGGCGTACCGGGTCCGGGTCAGCGTGAGCGTGGACGGGCCGCGCGGGCGCAACGGCGACCGGGTGGACCGCGGCGGCAAGCCCGCGTACGACCTGATCGCCAAGGGGATCGGTGCGCTGCGCCGGCACCGGATCCCGTTCTCCACCCTGTGCGTGGTCTCCGACCCGGCTCCCGGCGTGGCCACCGAGCTGTACGACTTCTTCCTCGACCTGGGGTGCGAGGTGCTCGGCATCAACGTGGAGGAGCAGGAGGGGGTGAACCTCCGGCTGAACCGGCACGATCCGGGCGCGGTGAGCGCGTTCTGGGCCGAGCTGGTCGGCGCCTGGCGCCGGACGCCCCGGATTCACCTGCGCGAGGTGGAGTGGACGCTGCGGTACGCCGCGGCGGTCCTCGACGGCACCGCGGACAGCCTGCTGCCCCGCCAGCTGGACCCGATCCCGACCATCGCGCACGACGGCTCCGTGGTGCTGCTCTCGCCCGAGCTGGCCGGCTTCCACGATTCGCGGTACGGCGACTTCGCCAGTGGCAACGTGCTGACCACCCCGCTGCGGCGGATCCTGGCGGACGCCGGAGCGACCACACCGTGGATCGGCGAGTTCCTGAGCGGGGTCGAGGCGTGCCGGCAGAGCTGCCCGTACTTCGGCTTCTGTGGCGGGGCACACGCGGCCAACCGTTACTTCGAGCACGGCAGGTTCGACGTCACCGAGACGAACCACTGCCGGAACAGCAAGATTCGCCTATTGGAGGGAGTGCTGGATCATGCCCGAGATCACGAAGCCACGGCTGTCTGACGGCGTGGAGGCGGATCCGGTGACCGCGCGGGTGCACGACACCCGAGACGGGCTCGCCTCGCTCATCGCGGAAGCGGAGGAGGCTCGCCGGCAGCGCGTCGAGCACGCACCGCAGGATGGCGGCACGGCGGTCTGCGCCTGGAACCACTTCGAGAACATTCCTACGTTCTACAACTGGAACAACCGGCCACGCTGACGCGAGGCTTGGTCGAAGCCCACGCGGACGGAGCCCGCGTGGGCTTCAGTGCAACCGTAGGAGTTGGTTGACCGCGACACACGGAAGCACGCGGTCAACCGCGTGCTCTGTGCAATACGGGTCAGCGCCGCCTTGTTGGCGACCAGGTGTCCTGGTCGTCTTCAGCGTCGTCCTCGTCATCATCGACGAACTCGTCGTTGTCGTCGTCGAAGTGACGGTCCGGCTGGCGGGCTCCCGCCAGTTCGCGCTGCAAGGCGGTGAGGTCGGTGTTCGGGGAGTGATACTTCAACTCCCGGGCCACCTTCGTCTGCTTGGCCTTAGCACGGCCGCGCCCCATGGCTCGACCCCCTCGCACAGAATTCGGGGCAGCCCGAAGGCGGGCCCCGATGACGTCAGGCATCTCTCGTGGGTCTTACGGTACATGGACGACGGCGCGTTCGGCACCTCGGGTTGCGTGTGACACTGCCGCGCGTCGCGGTTTGCCTCTTTCCTCGTCGCGCGGCAGGTCCGGAACGCCTCTAGCGGAGGTA is a genomic window of Actinoplanes teichomyceticus ATCC 31121 containing:
- the amcB gene encoding cyclophane-forming radical SAM peptide maturase AmcB; translated protein: MRGISTQPDYVVMQPTTLCNLACNYCYLPFRRDNRKMPVAVAEAVAAEVASYARTGRFSVVWHGGEPLAAGRDHLAALFAPFGAGVEHHVQTNATLINDAWCDFFEAYRVRVSVSVDGPRGRNGDRVDRGGKPAYDLIAKGIGALRRHRIPFSTLCVVSDPAPGVATELYDFFLDLGCEVLGINVEEQEGVNLRLNRHDPGAVSAFWAELVGAWRRTPRIHLREVEWTLRYAAAVLDGTADSLLPRQLDPIPTIAHDGSVVLLSPELAGFHDSRYGDFASGNVLTTPLRRILADAGATTPWIGEFLSGVEACRQSCPYFGFCGGAHAANRYFEHGRFDVTETNHCRNSKIRLLEGVLDHARDHEATAV
- the amcA gene encoding multiple cyclophane-containing RiPP AmcA; translation: MPEITKPRLSDGVEADPVTARVHDTRDGLASLIAEAEEARRQRVEHAPQDGGTAVCAWNHFENIPTFYNWNNRPR
- a CDS encoding DUF3073 domain-containing protein, which codes for MGRGRAKAKQTKVARELKYHSPNTDLTALQRELAGARQPDRHFDDDNDEFVDDDEDDAEDDQDTWSPTRRR